The region GCGTGCCCGTCGCACGCGTGCGGTTCGCGTCCCCGCATCGCGATTGCATGGCAATCGCGCCGAAAAGGCAGCCCCTCGGGCTGCCTTTTTCATTTCCTCCGGCATGCCCGCTTTGCGGGTAACACTTGATGTCAGAGTGTCGTAAGCGGATGGCAGAATAATTTACAGAAACGCGTTCAAAACGACGAAACGTTCGCAGAACGTTCCAATGGCGGAGACACTCTCATGGCAGCAGATTCAGGCATGGGCGCGCTGATCGCGCCGATGCACGGGCTTTCGTACGTACGCGGCCCGGCGGATGTCCCATTGAGCGACGCGACGATCGGGCAGTTCCTGCTCGATACGGTCGCCCGCTTTCCCGATCGCGTGGCGGTCGTGTTCCGCGAGCAAGGCGTGCGCTGGACGTGGCGCGAGTTCGCGGACGAAGTCGACGCGCTCGCCGCCGCGCTGATCGAGCTCGGCATCGCGCGCGGTGACCGGGTCGGCATCTGGTCGCCGAACCGCGCCGAATGGCTGCTCACGCAATTTGCAACCGCGCGTATCGGCGCGGTGCTCGTCAACGTCAATCCCGCCTATCGGCTGGCCGAGCTCGAATACGCGCTGAACAAGGTCGGCTGCAAGCTGTTGATCGCCGCGGAGCGCTTCAAGACGTCCGCGTACGCGGAGATGATCGCGGAAATCGCGCCGGAGCTCGCGACGACGCGCGCGGGCGACGTGCTGTGCGCCGCGCGCGTGCCGAGTTTGCGCACGGTCGTGACGATGAGCGATGCGGCGCACGCGGGCATGCTGAGCTTCGCGGACGTGCTCGCGCGCGGGCGGGCGGCGCTCGCTTCCGCGCGGCTCGACGCGATCGGCGCGACGCTCGATTGCCGCGATCCGATCAACATCCAGTTCACGAGCGGCACGACGGGCAGCCCGAAGGGCGCGACGCTCACGCACCGCAACGTCGTCAACAACGCGCGCTCGATCGCGAACGTGATGCGGCTGACCGAGGCCGATGCGATGTGCATTCCGGTGCCGCTCTATCACTGCTTCGGGATGGTGCTGTCGGTGCTCGCGTGCGTATCGGCGGGCGCGAAGATGGTGTTTCCCGGCGCGGCGTTCGAGCCGGGTGCGACGCTCGCGGCGGTGTCCGACGAGCGCTGCACCGCGCTGCAGGGCGTGCCGACGATGTTCATCGCCGAGCTCGATCATCCGGATTTCGACCGTTTCGACCTGAGCACGCTGCGCACGGGCATCATGGCGGGTTCGCCGTGCCCGATCGAGACGATGAAGCGCGTGGTCGCGAAGATGCACATGTCCGAGGTGACGATCGCCTACGGGATGACGGAGACGAGCCCCGTGTCGTTCCAGAGCGCGACGACGGATTCGCTCGAGAAGCGCACGACGACAGTCGGCCGGATCCAGCCGCATCTGGAGGCGAAGATCGTCGACGCGACGGGCGCGATCGTGCCCGTCGGCGAGACGGGCGAGCTGTGCACGCGCGGCTATTCGGTGATGCTCGGCTATTGGGACGACGAGGCCAGGACGCGCGAGGCGGTGGTCGATGGCTGGATGCGCACGGGCGACCTCGCGACGCTCGACGAAGAAGGCTTTTGCAACATCGTCGGGCGCCTGAAGGACATGCTGATTCGCGGCGGCGAGAACGTGTACCCGCGCGAGATCGAGGAGTTTCTGTTCCGGCATCCGAAGATCCAGAGCGTGCAGGTGTTCGGCGTGCCCGATTCGAAGTACGGCGAGGAAGTATGCGCGTGGATCGTGCTGCGCGCGGGCGAGACGATGACGGACGACGAGCTGCGCGAGTTCTGCAGCGGCCAGATCGCGCACTACAAGGTGCCGCGCTACGTGCGCTTCGTCGACGAACTGCCGATGACCGTGACGGGGAAGGTGCAGAAGTTCGTGATGCGCGAACGAATGATCGACGAACTTGGTTTGAGCGTGCAGCAGACGGCTTGACGCGCCGCGCACGTTTCCAATGGACGAAAAAAAGCGGGCTGATGAGCCCGCTAAAAACCACACGCTACGGGGTTAGCGCGAGGAGACCAAAGGTGGAACGCATCGGCATGGGCCGACGACGACTCCAACAAGGATGCCCCTGGGAAGGGATTCGGTACGAGACCGACGGGCTCGTCATTCGTGCTTGTGTCCGCTCACACGCTGCACACGAGACCGCATCCGTGTTGAAACCGTGAGAGGCATTTTGGGCGAATTACCCCACCCTCGCGGTAACAAAGTGTTTCAGGTTGTAACCCATGTGGGATAAGGCTTCGCGGGACTTTTTACTGTTTTTAAAGATGCATATAAAGTCATTTTTACCGTATTGAAAAAAGACATTTTCCCGCCTGCCCAGGCCCCTTTTACGATGGGCCTGCCCCGCCTGGCGCGGCTTCCGGGTGGAATCAAACATGTATTCAAATGACAGCGATATCGACTGACGAAGTTCCGAGAAAGATTTTGAAACGCGATCGGGTAATCGCGGTAGTCGGCCTTTCGGATAAACCTTATCGGCCCAGTTATGAGGTCGCTGCTTACCTGCGACAAAATGGTTAATCGGATCGTACCCGTCAATCCGCTGCTGGCCGGCGCGGCGTTGCTCGGCGAACGCGTGCATCCGTCGCTTGCCGATGCGCGCGCGGCGCTCGCGGCCGACGGCATCGAAATCGACATGATCGACGTGTTTCGCAAGCCGGAAGAGGTGCCGGCCGTGGTCGACGCGACGCTCGCCATCGGCGCGCGGTCGCTCTGGTTGCAGCCCGGCGTCGTGCACGACGAGGCGGCTGCGAAGGCGCGGACGGCGGGGCTCGATGTCGTCGTCGACCGCTGCGTGAAGATCGAGCACCGGCGGCGCTTCGGTTAGCCCAGGCGCGTCGGCCGACAGTGCGCGCGTCGCCGGCGGGCGTCATTTTTGCCGCGGCACGCCCGGCTGGGTCCGACCTACGCGGACAGGCTCGGATATACGCGAGCATATACATGGATGTGCGCGCGCACATGTCCGTACGCCGCGGCGCGTGTCGCGGCGCAACGTCCATCGCGCGCGCCGCGGGGCCGTCACCACGCTACTTGAGCCACTTGTCCGAGATCGCCCGCAGCTCGCCCGTCTCGCGTGCGAGATGCAGCCACTGGTCGACGTACTGCTGGAACACGACGTCCCCGCGCGGCACCATGTACGCCTTCTCGCCGAACTGGAACGGCTTGTCCGGGTGCACCGAGCACAGGCCGGGATTCAGCTTTTGCTGCAGCAGCGTCTCGGACGCGTCCGTGACCATCACGTCGGCATTTCCCGCGAGAATCTGCTTGAAGATCGTCACGTTGTCCGGAAACACGGTGAGCTTCGCGCGGGTGAAATGCTGCTTCGCAAAACGCTCGTTCGTGCCGCCCGGATTCACGATCACGCGCGTTTGCGGCTGGTCGATCTGCGCGATCGTCTGATAGCGCTCGGCATCCGCGCAGCGCACGATCGGCGTCTTGCCGTCGCTCACGTACGGCTGCGTGAAGAACACGCGCTTCTGCCGTTCGAGCGTCGTCGAGATGCCGCCCACCGCGATGTCGCACTTCGCGACGAAATCATCGGTGAGGGTCGGCCATGTGGTCTTCACGAACGCCGTCTTCACGCCGAGCGATTTCGCGAGCGAGGCCGCCATGTCGATGTCGATGCCTTCGAACGCGCCGTCCTCGCGCCGGTACGTGTACGGCTTGTAGTCGCCCGTCATGCATACGCGCAGCGTGCCGCGCGCGAGCACGTCGTCGAGCCGCGACGCGGGCGTGCCCGGCTGCGGCGCGGTTTGTGCATGGGCGAGCCCCGCGCAGCAGGCGAGCGCGAGCAACGTCTGGTTCATTTTCATCGTGTTTCCTCGATACGTGTGGGCGGTCCGGACGCCGGATCATAACGGACGGCCGGCGAGCGTCATATGGCCGCGAGCGCCGGGCGGCGCGCCGCGTCCGGTAGAATGCTCCTTTGCGTTTCGCTTCGTCGCACTCATCGTGGCCCAGACTCTCCTCAACGACACCTTCCTGCGCGCGCTGCTGCGCGAGCCGACCGACTACACGCCGATCTGGCTGATGCGCCAGGCGGGCCGCTACCTGCCCGAGTACAACGCAACGCGCGCGCGCGCGGGCAGCTTCCTCGGGCTCGCGAAGCAGCCCGATTACGCGACCGAAGTGACGCTGCAGCCGCTCGAGCGCTTTCCGCTCGACGCCGCGATCCTGTTCTCCGACATCCTGACGATTCCCGACGCGATGGGGCTGGGCCTCGATTTCGCCGCGGGCGAGGGGCCGAAGTTCGCGCATCCGGTGCGCACCGAGGCCGACGTCGCGAAGCTCGCGGTGCCGGACATCGGCGCGACGCTCGGCTACGTGACCGACGCGGTGCGCGAGATTCGCCGCGCGCTCACCGACGGCGAAGGCCGCCAGCGCGTGCCGCTGATCGGCTTCTCCGGCAGCCCGTGGACGCTCGCGTGCTACATGGTCGAAGGCGGCGGCTCGGACGATTTCCGCACCGTGAAATCGATGGCGTACGCGCGGCCCGACCTGATGCACCGGATTCTCGACGTCAATGCGCAGGCAGTGGCCGCGTATCTGAACGCGCAGATCGAAGCCGGCGCGCAGGCGGTGATGATCTTCGATACGTGGGGCGGCGCGCTCGCCGACGGCGGCTATCAGCGCTTCTCGCTCGACTACGTCCGACGCGTGCTCGCGCAGCTCAAGCGCGAGCACGACGGCGCACGCGTGCCGGCGATCGCGTTCACGAAGGGCGGCGGGCTCTGGCTCGAGGAGCTCGCGGCGACGGGCGTCGATGCGGTCGGCCTCGACTGGACGGTCAACCTCGGCCGCGCGCGCGAGCGCGTCGCGGGGCGCGTCGCGCTGCAGGGCAATCTCGATCCGACGATCCTGTTCGCGCCGCCCGAGGCGATCCGCGCCGAGGCGCGCGCGGTGCTCGACAGCTACGGTAACCATCCGGGCCATGTGTTCAACCTCGGCCACGGCATCTCGCAGTTCACGCCGCCCGAGCATGTCGCTGAACTCGTCGACGAAGTGCATCGTCATAGCCGCGCGATTCGTAGCGGCGCCGGATCGTGAGCGCAAGCCCTTCGATGCTGCGGCGCGACGGGTCGAATTTGCGCAAACACGACTAAACAGGGCGTAAGCGCCCGTCCGATGGCACTCTTATGCTTGTCAAGACTTGACTTATGCACATTTTCCTCGTTGCAGCGCGGTAGAGGGCGGCATCGGCGAGCGGGCCGCGCTATGACGGCGGAAATCGGATAGCAGCCTTGCCGGACAAGGCTTCCCGGGTTGCCCGCCCAATCGGGAAAAAGCAGTGGGTGGCCGGATGCAGCGCCATTTCGCGGCCGTCAAGGGCGAGTTCTCAACAAAGTTATCCACAGGATCGGCGAGCGCGCCGCGATTCTTAATGAGAATCCAAAACTTAGCGCCGAAAGTGACGTTTCACTTTAACTTCACGGGCGTCGCGGATATCCGGCCTGCCGGGCCTGTCGGCATTCGGCGGTGCCGCACCGATGGCTGATGCGTTCGTGCGCGTCGCGCTCGATCATCCGCTGCCGACGCTGTTCGATTACCGGTATCGCGGCGACATGCCGGCGGCGCCCGGGATGCTCGTGCAGGTGCCGTTCGGCCGGCGCAGCGTGGTCGGGCTCGTATGCGAAGTGACCGCTCACACGGACGTGCCGGCGGCCAAGCTGAAGGCCGTCGATGCGGTCTGTACGGAGCTGCCGCCGCTGTCGCGGCACTGGCTCGAACTCGCCGCGTTCGCGGCCGACTACTATCAGCGCGGGCTCGGTGAAGTTGCGCTGCCGGCGCTGCCGCAGGCGCTGCGCGACGTGCCGCGCTGGGGGCGGCTGCTTGCGCCCGAGCTGCGCTACCGGCTGCTCGACGCCGGGCGCGCCGCGCTGCCGGACGCGCTGCCCGCGCGCGGCGCGGCGCTGCGCCGGCTCGCGCAGGCGCTCGCCGACGCGCCTGCGCTCTCGCTCGCCGAGGTTCGCGCGCTGCATCCGAAGGCCGTCGCGGTGCTCGACGAATGGCAGGCGCAAGGCTGGGCCGCGTGCGACGAGATTGCGATCACGCACGCCGATGCGCAGCTTGTGGATAACCCGGCACCGGCGTCCGCTCGGCGCCCGACTGCATTGCCGCCGCAACTGACCGATCAACAGGCGGAGGCGCTCGACGCGATCGCGGCGGCGGACGGTTTCGCGCCATTCCTGCTGCACGGCGTGACGGGCAGCGGCAAGACCGAGGTGTATCTGCGCGCGCTCGCCGCGCTGCTCGAGCGGCGGCCCGAAGCACAGGCGCTCGTCCTCGTGCCCGAGATCAACCTGACGCCGCAGTTCGAAGCGGCGTTTCGCGCGCGCTTCGCCGCGACGCTGCCCGCCGATGCGATCGTCACGCTGCACAGCGGCCTTGCCGAAGGCGAGCGCGCGCGCCACTGGCTCGCCGCACATACCGGCCGCGCGCGGATCGTGCTCGGCACGCGGCTCGCGGTGCTCGCGTCGCTGCCGGCGCTTGCGATGATCGTCGTCGACGAGGAGCACGAGCCGGCCTACAAGCAACAGGAAGGGTTGCGCTATTCGGCGCGCGATCTCGCCGTGTGGCGGGCGAAGCAGCTCGCGATTCCGGTCGTCCTCGGCTCGGCGACACCGTCGCTCGAAACCTGGTGGCAGGCTGAGCAGGGCCGCTACCGGCGGCTCACGCTGACGAAGCGCGCGGTGGCCGACGCGGCGCTGCCGACGGTGCGGCTCGTCGATCTCGAGGAGGAGCGGCGGCGCGGGCGCGGGTCGATGGGCGGGCTGTCGGGGCCGCTCGTCGCTGCGCTGAAGGCGCGGCTCGAGCGTGGCGAGCAGAGCCTCGTGTTCCTGAACCGGCGCGGCTATGCGCCCGCGCTCGCGTGCGACGCGTGCGGCTGGGTCGCAGGCTGCCCGCGATGCAGCGCGTATGTCGTGATGCACAAGCCCGAGCACGCGGTGCGCTGCCATCACTGCGGCTGGGAGGCGCGCATTCCGCGCGCGTGCCCGGAATGCGGGAACGTCGATATCGCGCCGCTCGGCCGCGGCACGCAGCGCGTCGAGGAGACGCTCGCGCTCGCCGTGCCGGGCGCGCGGATCCTGCGCATCGACGCGGACAGCACGCGCCGCAAGGGCAGCGCGCAGGCGCTCTTCTCGGACGTGCACGCGGGCGAGGTCGACATCCTCGTCGGCACGCAGATGATCGCGAAGGGGCACGATTTCCAGCGGGTGTCGCTCGTCGGCGTGCTGAATGCGGATACCGCATTGTTCTCGCACGATTTTCGCGCAAGCGAGCGGCTATTCGCGCAACTGATGCAGGTGAGCGGCCGCGCGGGGCGCGCGGGGCTGCCGGGCGAGGTGCTGATCCAGACGCGATATCCGCGTCACGCGCTCTATCACGCGCTCGCGCGCCAGGATTACGTGGGGTTCGCCGGCGCGACGCTCGGCGAGCGGCGCGACGCGCACCTGCCGCCGTTCGTCTATCAGGCGCTCTTGCGCGCCGAGGGGCGCACGCTCGATGCGGCGCTCGCCTTCCTGCAGCAGGCGGCCGACGCGTTCTCGGGGCTGCCGGGCGCGGAGCGCGTGACGGTGTACGACGCCGTGCCGATGACGATCGTCAAGGTGGCCAATGTCCACCGGGCGCAACTGTTGATCGAGAGCGCGTCGCGCGCGGCGCTTCAGCACACGCTGCGCGCGTGGCAGCCGCTGCTGCGCGAGCTGAAGGGCGTGCTGCGCTGGAGCGTCGAGGTCGATCCGCTCGACATCTGACGCCGGCGCGTCATTCGTGCGCTTCGCGCAGGCCGGACAGCCGCGCGCGGCGCTCGTCCTTCTTCACGCGTTGCGCACATCCGAGCGCCTGGAAAAACACCGCCGACGCGCGGTGCACGAATACGATCGCGCCCGCGATCCACGCGGCGAGCACGATGCCGATCACTACCCATCCATCCATCTACGTTCTCCTTCGCGTCCGCGGGCAGCGGGCGCACGCGAATCCGATATCACGCCAGATTGCCATGGAAATCGAGCCGGTAGAACTGACAGGATCAGGGAAAATACCGATCGTTCAAAGTAGTGCGGGCCGGCTGTCTTTTTTGGTAAGTGATTGATAGTAAAGGGGATATATGGGGTGCAACCGGGTGTGAAATCTGGTTGCACCTTTTTATTGCCTGCCTTACGATTTTGCGATCTTTTAAAGTCCTTGGCCGGCATCGGGCCGGCACTAGAAGAAAATCATGGCAAGCACCACACTGGGCGTCAAAGTCGACGATCTGCTGCGCGCGCGTCTGAAGGACGCGGCGTCGCGGCTCGAGCGCACTCCTCACTGGCTGATCAAGCAGGCGATCTTCGCGTATCTCGAGCGGATCGAGCATGGTCAGCTTCCGCCGGAGCTCTCCGGCCACACGGGCGTCACCGATCTGTCCGACAGCCACGCCGACGGCGACGACGACGGCGCGCCGCACCCGTTCCTCGAATTCGCGCAGAGCGTGCAGCCGCAGTCGGTGCTGCGCGCGGCGATCACGGCCGCGTACCGGCGGCCGGAGCCCGAATGCGTGCCGTTCCTGATCGGCGAGGCGCGGCTGCCCGCGAGCCTCGCGTCGGACGTGCAGGCAATGGCGGCGGGCCTTGTCGAGGCGCTGCGCGAGAAGAGCTCGGGCGGCGGCGTCGAGGGGCTGATCCATGAATTCTCGCTGTCGAGCCAGGAGGGCGTCGCGCTGATGTGCCTCGCCGAGGCGCTGCTGCGGATTCCCGATCGCGCGACGCGCGACGCGCTGATTCGCGACAAGATCAGCAAGGGCGACTGGCGCTCGCACGTCGGCCACGCGCCGTCGCTGTTCGTCAACGCGGCCACCTGGGGCCTGATGATCACCGGCAAGCTCGTCACGACGAACAGCGAGGCGGGCCTGTCGTCGGCGCTCACGCGGCTGATCGGCAAGGGCGGCGAGCCGTTGATCCGAAAGGGCGTCGACATGGCGATGCGCCTGATGGGCGAGCAGTTCGTCACGGGCGAGACGATCTCCGAAGCGCTCGCGAACAGCCG is a window of Burkholderia mallei ATCC 23344 DNA encoding:
- a CDS encoding AMP-binding protein, with the translated sequence MAADSGMGALIAPMHGLSYVRGPADVPLSDATIGQFLLDTVARFPDRVAVVFREQGVRWTWREFADEVDALAAALIELGIARGDRVGIWSPNRAEWLLTQFATARIGAVLVNVNPAYRLAELEYALNKVGCKLLIAAERFKTSAYAEMIAEIAPELATTRAGDVLCAARVPSLRTVVTMSDAAHAGMLSFADVLARGRAALASARLDAIGATLDCRDPINIQFTSGTTGSPKGATLTHRNVVNNARSIANVMRLTEADAMCIPVPLYHCFGMVLSVLACVSAGAKMVFPGAAFEPGATLAAVSDERCTALQGVPTMFIAELDHPDFDRFDLSTLRTGIMAGSPCPIETMKRVVAKMHMSEVTIAYGMTETSPVSFQSATTDSLEKRTTTVGRIQPHLEAKIVDATGAIVPVGETGELCTRGYSVMLGYWDDEARTREAVVDGWMRTGDLATLDEEGFCNIVGRLKDMLIRGGENVYPREIEEFLFRHPKIQSVQVFGVPDSKYGEEVCAWIVLRAGETMTDDELREFCSGQIAHYKVPRYVRFVDELPMTVTGKVQKFVMRERMIDELGLSVQQTA
- a CDS encoding CoA-binding protein; translation: MTAISTDEVPRKILKRDRVIAVVGLSDKPYRPSYEVAAYLRQNG
- a CDS encoding CoA-binding protein yields the protein MRSLLTCDKMVNRIVPVNPLLAGAALLGERVHPSLADARAALAADGIEIDMIDVFRKPEEVPAVVDATLAIGARSLWLQPGVVHDEAAAKARTAGLDVVVDRCVKIEHRRRFG
- a CDS encoding transporter substrate-binding domain-containing protein — translated: MKMNQTLLALACCAGLAHAQTAPQPGTPASRLDDVLARGTLRVCMTGDYKPYTYRREDGAFEGIDIDMAASLAKSLGVKTAFVKTTWPTLTDDFVAKCDIAVGGISTTLERQKRVFFTQPYVSDGKTPIVRCADAERYQTIAQIDQPQTRVIVNPGGTNERFAKQHFTRAKLTVFPDNVTIFKQILAGNADVMVTDASETLLQQKLNPGLCSVHPDKPFQFGEKAYMVPRGDVVFQQYVDQWLHLARETGELRAISDKWLK
- the hemE gene encoding uroporphyrinogen decarboxylase, with protein sequence MAQTLLNDTFLRALLREPTDYTPIWLMRQAGRYLPEYNATRARAGSFLGLAKQPDYATEVTLQPLERFPLDAAILFSDILTIPDAMGLGLDFAAGEGPKFAHPVRTEADVAKLAVPDIGATLGYVTDAVREIRRALTDGEGRQRVPLIGFSGSPWTLACYMVEGGGSDDFRTVKSMAYARPDLMHRILDVNAQAVAAYLNAQIEAGAQAVMIFDTWGGALADGGYQRFSLDYVRRVLAQLKREHDGARVPAIAFTKGGGLWLEELAATGVDAVGLDWTVNLGRARERVAGRVALQGNLDPTILFAPPEAIRAEARAVLDSYGNHPGHVFNLGHGISQFTPPEHVAELVDEVHRHSRAIRSGAGS
- a CDS encoding primosomal protein N'; this encodes MADAFVRVALDHPLPTLFDYRYRGDMPAAPGMLVQVPFGRRSVVGLVCEVTAHTDVPAAKLKAVDAVCTELPPLSRHWLELAAFAADYYQRGLGEVALPALPQALRDVPRWGRLLAPELRYRLLDAGRAALPDALPARGAALRRLAQALADAPALSLAEVRALHPKAVAVLDEWQAQGWAACDEIAITHADAQLVDNPAPASARRPTALPPQLTDQQAEALDAIAAADGFAPFLLHGVTGSGKTEVYLRALAALLERRPEAQALVLVPEINLTPQFEAAFRARFAATLPADAIVTLHSGLAEGERARHWLAAHTGRARIVLGTRLAVLASLPALAMIVVDEEHEPAYKQQEGLRYSARDLAVWRAKQLAIPVVLGSATPSLETWWQAEQGRYRRLTLTKRAVADAALPTVRLVDLEEERRRGRGSMGGLSGPLVAALKARLERGEQSLVFLNRRGYAPALACDACGWVAGCPRCSAYVVMHKPEHAVRCHHCGWEARIPRACPECGNVDIAPLGRGTQRVEETLALAVPGARILRIDADSTRRKGSAQALFSDVHAGEVDILVGTQMIAKGHDFQRVSLVGVLNADTALFSHDFRASERLFAQLMQVSGRAGRAGLPGEVLIQTRYPRHALYHALARQDYVGFAGATLGERRDAHLPPFVYQALLRAEGRTLDAALAFLQQAADAFSGLPGAERVTVYDAVPMTIVKVANVHRAQLLIESASRAALQHTLRAWQPLLRELKGVLRWSVEVDPLDI